One genomic segment of Alkalimarinus alittae includes these proteins:
- the maoP gene encoding DUF413 domain-containing protein, with protein MSIELFTSSCEFYDAVNFPHGFRRSGEFTLAESDILSQCGYTIKQLVNKNIEPENEAHQRILQVAEGTVEPVSNVEKAWSKYLSKTIRKVPVKRFNLSDVIGDTDYSSDDFVYDD; from the coding sequence ATGTCAATTGAACTTTTTACTTCATCGTGTGAGTTTTATGATGCGGTTAACTTCCCGCATGGCTTTAGGCGTTCGGGTGAATTTACCTTGGCGGAATCAGATATTTTGAGTCAGTGCGGGTATACCATTAAACAATTAGTGAATAAAAATATAGAGCCTGAAAATGAAGCGCATCAGCGTATTTTACAGGTGGCTGAAGGTACCGTTGAGCCTGTCTCAAATGTGGAGAAGGCTTGGTCTAAATATTTATCAAAGACGATCAGAAAGGTACCGGTAAAACGGTTTAATTTATCTGATGTGATTGGTGATACCGATTATTCTTCAGATGACTTTGTCTACGACGATTAA
- a CDS encoding LysR family transcriptional regulator yields the protein MDIELLRTFLEVKNTRHFGKAAENLYLTQAAVSARIKQLESILGAPLFTRLRNNLQLTVTGERLINHAETILIAWERARQDVSLKKRQKYVLSLGATSGLWDLLMQDVLHVTHRSLPELALRAEAHGPETLIRHLMERTIDLAMIYEPAKLNDLISVPISPAELILVCNKPGQTLEIAMSQGYVSVDWGLSFHMSYAQHFPDASPPVLHTTLARIALEFIFKYGGSAYLPYRMVAEYMDDALFQVDDAPVISRQIYATYHRENSHTNEIESILDVIRSLEVPVEDSSLDTIEI from the coding sequence ATGGATATCGAACTATTAAGAACCTTCTTAGAAGTCAAAAACACGCGCCATTTTGGTAAGGCTGCAGAGAATCTGTACCTTACCCAAGCCGCTGTGAGTGCGAGAATAAAACAACTTGAGAGCATTCTTGGTGCGCCACTATTTACGCGCCTTCGTAATAATCTTCAGTTGACCGTCACCGGCGAACGCTTAATTAATCATGCAGAAACGATACTGATTGCATGGGAGCGCGCGCGCCAAGATGTCTCATTAAAAAAGCGTCAAAAATATGTATTATCGCTCGGCGCAACGAGTGGACTTTGGGACTTGTTGATGCAAGATGTATTGCATGTGACCCATCGCTCTCTTCCTGAGTTAGCACTTAGAGCAGAGGCCCACGGCCCAGAAACGTTGATTAGACACTTAATGGAAAGAACCATTGATTTGGCGATGATCTATGAGCCCGCTAAGTTGAATGACCTTATCTCGGTGCCGATCTCGCCTGCAGAGTTGATACTGGTTTGTAATAAACCCGGCCAGACGTTAGAGATTGCCATGTCTCAGGGGTATGTGTCGGTCGATTGGGGGCTGTCATTTCACATGAGTTATGCTCAGCACTTTCCAGATGCATCGCCACCTGTTCTTCATACGACTTTAGCGCGTATCGCATTAGAGTTTATTTTTAAGTATGGCGGCAGCGCGTACCTGCCTTATCGCATGGTGGCAGAGTATATGGACGATGCGTTATTTCAGGTGGATGATGCACCGGTCATATCCCGCCAGATATACGCAACATACCATCGTGAAAACAGTCATACAAATGAAATAGAGTCGATATTGGATGTAATCCGGTCGCTTGAAGTGCCGGTAGAAGATAGTAGTTTGGATACCATAGAAATATAG
- the rimK gene encoding 30S ribosomal protein S6--L-glutamate ligase, giving the protein MKIAILSRNPKLYSTRRLKEAGESLGHTVDIIDTMHCYMDITSSRPSVRYKGAPLPKYDAIIPRIGASVTFYGTAVVRQFEMMGTFSINESVAISRSRDKLRSLQLLSRKGIGLPRTGFAHHPDKISDLLKNVGGAPVVIKLLEGTQGIGVVLADTTKAAESIIEAFMGLKANILVQEYIKEAGGADIRCLVIGDKVVAAMKRQAAEGEFRSNLHRGGSAELVRLSPAERKTAIAAAKTMGLGMSGVDILRSKNGPVVMEVNSSPGLEGIELATGKDVASMIFSYIEKTAKQSSTRTKGKG; this is encoded by the coding sequence ATGAAAATCGCTATTTTATCTCGTAACCCAAAATTGTACTCGACTCGCCGCCTAAAAGAAGCAGGTGAAAGCCTTGGCCATACGGTTGATATCATCGACACCATGCACTGTTATATGGATATCACCAGTAGTCGTCCATCTGTTCGCTACAAAGGTGCGCCTTTACCTAAGTACGACGCCATTATTCCACGCATTGGCGCGTCGGTGACATTTTACGGTACAGCGGTTGTCAGACAGTTTGAAATGATGGGGACATTCAGCATCAATGAATCTGTTGCTATTAGTCGTTCACGCGATAAGCTTCGCTCTTTGCAATTACTATCTCGCAAAGGGATTGGTTTGCCCCGTACAGGCTTCGCTCACCACCCTGACAAAATCAGCGATTTGTTGAAAAACGTCGGTGGCGCCCCTGTGGTTATCAAGCTGCTAGAAGGCACCCAAGGTATTGGCGTGGTATTGGCTGATACAACCAAGGCAGCAGAAAGTATTATCGAAGCCTTTATGGGATTAAAGGCTAACATTTTAGTGCAGGAATATATTAAGGAAGCCGGCGGCGCAGACATTCGTTGCTTAGTGATTGGGGACAAAGTCGTCGCTGCGATGAAGCGTCAGGCAGCAGAAGGTGAATTTAGATCTAACCTACACAGAGGGGGTTCTGCAGAGCTCGTTCGATTATCGCCAGCAGAGCGAAAAACAGCAATTGCAGCAGCTAAAACCATGGGGCTAGGCATGTCAGGTGTTGATATTCTGAGATCAAAAAATGGCCCGGTTGTGATGGAAGTAAACTCATCACCGGGACTGGAAGGAATTGAATTAGCAACAGGAAAAGATGTTGCATCAATGATTTTCTCCTATATTGAAAAGACAGCTAAGCAAAGCAGCACCCGCACCAAGGGTAAGGGATAA
- a CDS encoding succinylglutamate desuccinylase/aspartoacylase family protein: MADILEIAGVSIKPGETKRIELETVKLYTDTSMSIPVFVKRGKKAGPILFVSAAIHGDELNGIEIISRLINSKQINAIRGTLIAVPFVNGYGVLNQSRYLPDRRDLNRSFPGSKRGSLAGRMAHLFLNEIVAKCDYGIDLHTGAIHRSNLPQIRANLDDAETLEMAKAFGLPVLINSNLRDGSLRESADSLGVRILLYEAGEALRFDELSIRAGFRGIINVMRHLSLLPPRRSKKTPVEPFVARQSGWVRATDSGFVSHKRQLGDHVAKGDLLATIKDPFGVILDKVISNAEGIIIGKQNIPLAQEGEAMYHIAYFQKPDDVVENLEIMHDNLVPEETIGIAEYIEGS; the protein is encoded by the coding sequence ATGGCAGATATTCTAGAAATTGCAGGCGTATCGATTAAACCTGGCGAAACTAAGCGAATTGAGCTTGAAACCGTAAAGCTATACACCGACACCAGCATGTCTATTCCTGTGTTTGTAAAACGCGGCAAAAAGGCTGGGCCTATCTTGTTTGTTAGTGCAGCGATTCATGGTGATGAGCTTAACGGCATTGAGATCATCAGCAGGCTGATTAACAGCAAGCAGATCAACGCCATTCGGGGCACACTAATAGCAGTGCCTTTTGTGAATGGCTATGGTGTTCTCAACCAAAGCCGCTACTTACCTGACAGGCGAGACCTTAACCGTTCGTTTCCAGGGTCTAAGCGAGGTTCTTTGGCGGGTCGTATGGCGCACCTATTTCTAAATGAAATCGTGGCTAAGTGTGACTATGGTATTGACCTTCATACCGGTGCGATTCACAGAAGCAATTTGCCACAGATACGTGCAAACTTAGATGATGCAGAAACACTAGAGATGGCTAAAGCCTTTGGTCTACCGGTGTTAATTAACTCAAACTTAAGAGATGGCTCCCTAAGAGAAAGCGCCGACTCTCTAGGCGTGCGAATCCTCCTCTATGAAGCAGGTGAAGCGCTTAGATTTGATGAGTTGTCGATTAGAGCCGGGTTCAGGGGTATTATTAATGTCATGCGTCACTTATCATTGCTGCCGCCTAGACGTTCTAAAAAAACGCCTGTAGAGCCTTTTGTAGCAAGGCAAAGTGGCTGGGTAAGAGCTACAGATAGCGGATTTGTTAGCCACAAACGGCAGCTCGGTGACCATGTCGCTAAAGGCGATTTACTGGCTACAATTAAAGACCCCTTTGGCGTTATACTCGATAAAGTTATCAGTAATGCAGAAGGCATTATTATTGGAAAGCAAAATATTCCGTTGGCTCAAGAAGGCGAAGCCATGTATCACATCGCCTACTTCCAAAAACCAGATGATGTTGTCGAAAACTTAGAAATCATGCATGACAACTTAGTACCTGAAGAGACGATAGGTATCGCTGAATATATAGAAGGTTCATAA
- a CDS encoding ATP-dependent zinc protease family protein translates to MKKINDKLLVGSLEECGLPGLNIDAVDMRVDTGAQTSSIHVDNIEEFEKDNELWVRFDIHPDIHNVDTIVQREAKVKAQRHIKSSNATRQKRYVIDTKIQLGDATWAIELTLTDRSAMSYLMLLGRQAMEGRLIVDPEQEYLLKED, encoded by the coding sequence ATGAAGAAAATAAATGATAAGTTACTTGTCGGCTCACTTGAGGAGTGTGGCCTGCCAGGCTTGAATATTGACGCGGTGGATATGCGCGTCGATACAGGCGCGCAAACCTCCTCTATTCATGTTGATAATATTGAAGAATTTGAAAAAGATAATGAACTATGGGTTCGCTTTGATATCCACCCCGATATCCATAATGTTGATACCATTGTTCAGCGAGAAGCGAAAGTTAAAGCGCAGCGGCACATCAAAAGCTCCAATGCAACGCGCCAAAAAAGGTATGTTATTGACACCAAAATTCAACTAGGCGATGCCACCTGGGCGATTGAATTAACATTAACCGACCGCTCTGCAATGTCTTACTTAATGCTTCTGGGTCGCCAAGCGATGGAAGGTCGCTTGATAGTAGACCCAGAGCAAGAGTACTTATTAAAAGAGGATTAA
- a CDS encoding L,D-transpeptidase family protein, with product MTRTLTRFGPSAAFISAVTFLVSPTFSQAKEFPWAEQSDIIGEQRVITAKYEDTLSDVGESNNIGYNEIVNANPDIDAWLPGEGSQITVPSEYILPSIREGIVINLHEYRLYYFPKDGGKVITYPVGIGAQSTPTPIVKTQVKLKIEKPTWYPPASVRAEYLKEHGKEMARIFPPGPSNPLGPYAIQLDLPGYFLHGTNKSFGIGTKVSHGCIRLYNEDISDLVFKVPKKTPVRLVKEPIKLGMKGDHLYVELHPDEADNVTNKKMVQQIIQKAIRLEKRHGEMKLDIVAIENAIKKPLGIPQRIGSIKLGNHQPNKKADVIAVSPSSSAATIN from the coding sequence ATGACACGCACCCTTACCAGATTTGGTCCATCCGCTGCTTTCATTTCAGCCGTAACGTTTTTAGTATCTCCGACATTTTCGCAGGCAAAAGAATTCCCATGGGCGGAACAAAGCGACATCATTGGAGAACAGCGCGTCATAACCGCTAAATACGAAGACACCCTTTCTGACGTCGGTGAATCCAACAATATTGGGTATAATGAAATTGTTAATGCAAACCCCGATATAGATGCTTGGTTACCCGGTGAAGGCAGTCAAATTACGGTACCTTCTGAATATATCCTGCCAAGCATTCGTGAGGGGATTGTCATCAACCTTCACGAATATCGTTTATATTACTTCCCCAAAGATGGCGGAAAAGTGATTACCTACCCGGTCGGCATTGGCGCTCAAAGTACCCCAACGCCGATCGTTAAAACCCAGGTAAAACTGAAAATTGAAAAACCTACGTGGTACCCACCCGCTTCGGTGAGAGCCGAGTACCTTAAAGAGCACGGCAAAGAAATGGCGAGAATATTCCCTCCCGGACCGAGCAACCCTCTCGGCCCCTACGCCATCCAGCTTGATCTACCAGGTTACTTTTTACATGGCACCAATAAATCATTTGGCATTGGTACAAAAGTTAGCCACGGGTGTATTCGTCTCTACAATGAAGACATTTCTGACCTTGTATTTAAAGTTCCCAAAAAAACCCCCGTCAGACTTGTTAAAGAACCGATAAAGCTAGGTATGAAAGGTGATCATCTTTATGTAGAGCTTCACCCTGATGAAGCAGATAATGTAACCAATAAAAAAATGGTTCAACAAATCATTCAAAAAGCGATTCGTTTAGAGAAGCGTCACGGTGAAATGAAGTTGGATATTGTCGCGATTGAAAATGCAATTAAAAAACCACTAGGTATTCCTCAACGTATTGGCAGTATAAAGCTTGGCAACCATCAGCCAAATAAAAAGGCCGACGTCATTGCCGTCAGCCCTTCGTCTTCAGCCGCTACGATTAATTAA
- a CDS encoding alanine-zipper protein: MLKKLIALGAVTSMALATGCASLSTDDQATLNDAAQEAAQAQSAANAAKTAAGAAMTKATGADAKAADAYSKAEEALMMAQEAMKKAEATAEKAERMLKKASSK, translated from the coding sequence ATGTTGAAAAAACTAATCGCCCTTGGTGCAGTAACTTCAATGGCTTTGGCAACAGGTTGTGCAAGTCTGTCTACTGACGATCAAGCGACACTTAATGATGCAGCACAAGAAGCCGCACAAGCGCAAAGCGCAGCTAACGCTGCAAAAACGGCAGCCGGTGCAGCAATGACTAAAGCGACAGGTGCTGATGCTAAAGCCGCTGATGCCTATAGCAAAGCAGAAGAAGCGTTAATGATGGCTCAAGAAGCGATGAAGAAAGCAGAAGCAACAGCAGAAAAAGCTGAGCGTATGTTGAAAAAAGCAAGCAGCAAGTAA
- a CDS encoding NCS2 family permease, producing the protein MLEKLFQLKEHGTDVKTEVIAGLTTFLTMAYIIVVNPDILSASGMDYGAVFAATCIAAAIGSLIMGLLANYPIALAPGMGLNAFFAFAVVQGMGHTWQVALGAVFLSGLIFFFLSIFKIREWIINSIPLSLRFGISAGIGFFLALIALKNAGIVVDHPATLVSFGDITSLPSLLTLGGFFMICALAYRRVTGAVMIGIITITVIALLLGMIEYKGLASMPPSLAPTFMQMDIAGALNVGLVSIVFAFLFVDLFDTSGTLIGAAQQGKLLDKDGKLPRLGKALMADSVATMSGAALGTSTTTSYIESTAGISAGGRTGLTAVVVAILFLLCLFLSPIASIVPAYATAPALLYVAVLMARGLSHVDWDDITEAAPAAVTALMMPLTFSIANGIAIGFITYTAIKLMSGKLSALNISLVLISALFVLKFIFLGA; encoded by the coding sequence ATGCTAGAAAAACTATTTCAATTGAAAGAACATGGCACGGATGTCAAAACCGAGGTCATCGCAGGCCTTACCACCTTTCTCACGATGGCTTACATTATTGTAGTCAATCCAGACATTCTATCCGCGTCAGGCATGGATTACGGTGCTGTTTTTGCTGCCACCTGTATCGCAGCCGCTATTGGTTCTTTAATAATGGGGCTTTTGGCTAATTACCCTATCGCGTTGGCGCCTGGCATGGGGCTCAATGCCTTCTTCGCATTTGCCGTTGTGCAGGGAATGGGCCATACCTGGCAAGTCGCACTGGGTGCTGTTTTTTTATCAGGCCTGATATTTTTCTTTTTAAGCATCTTTAAGATAAGAGAATGGATTATTAATAGTATTCCATTGTCATTACGGTTTGGTATATCGGCCGGTATTGGTTTTTTCCTAGCACTTATTGCACTCAAAAACGCAGGTATTGTGGTCGACCACCCTGCAACATTAGTCTCCTTTGGCGATATTACTAGCCTACCTAGCTTGCTAACATTAGGCGGGTTCTTCATGATTTGCGCATTAGCCTATAGGCGTGTGACGGGCGCTGTGATGATTGGCATTATAACCATCACGGTCATTGCGCTTCTATTAGGTATGATCGAATATAAAGGGCTTGCTTCTATGCCGCCGAGCTTAGCGCCCACCTTTATGCAGATGGATATTGCTGGTGCTCTGAATGTCGGGCTGGTCAGTATCGTTTTTGCATTTCTATTTGTAGACCTGTTTGACACATCAGGCACCCTAATCGGTGCGGCTCAACAAGGTAAATTACTCGACAAAGATGGCAAACTACCTCGACTAGGCAAGGCCTTAATGGCAGATAGCGTCGCAACCATGAGCGGTGCTGCCTTAGGTACATCCACCACCACCAGTTATATTGAAAGCACGGCCGGCATCTCTGCAGGTGGTCGAACAGGCTTAACCGCAGTGGTGGTTGCGATACTATTTTTACTCTGTCTATTTTTATCGCCTATTGCATCAATCGTCCCTGCTTATGCAACAGCACCCGCACTTTTATATGTCGCTGTTTTAATGGCCCGCGGCCTATCTCATGTCGACTGGGATGATATTACTGAAGCGGCACCTGCAGCCGTTACCGCATTGATGATGCCTCTCACCTTTTCGATTGCTAACGGTATCGCTATCGGTTTTATCACCTATACTGCAATCAAATTAATGAGCGGTAAGTTGAGCGCACTTAACATTAGCCTAGTGCTAATATCGGCGCTATTTGTTCTAAAATTTATATTCCTAGGCGCCTAA
- a CDS encoding adenine phosphoribosyltransferase — protein sequence MDSVIDSRLNESLHLSEQYFSDVVKRSIRSVPDWPEKGVMFRDITTALQDRTVFRKLIDAFIHRYHHLDIDAIAGVDARGFIIGSVLAYELNASFVPIRKKGKLPFDTVSESYELEYGKAEVEIHKDAFQPGDNVILVDDLIATGGTLLAASSLIERLGAEIIEAAAIIDLPDLGGSRKLREKGLAVYSVCQFEGG from the coding sequence ATGGACTCAGTAATAGATAGCAGACTAAACGAAAGCCTTCATTTAAGTGAACAATACTTCAGTGATGTCGTTAAGAGGTCTATCCGCTCAGTGCCAGACTGGCCAGAGAAAGGGGTGATGTTTAGAGATATCACCACTGCGTTGCAAGACCGCACTGTCTTCAGAAAGCTCATTGATGCCTTTATCCACCGCTACCATCATTTGGATATAGACGCGATAGCCGGTGTTGATGCAAGAGGCTTTATCATTGGCTCTGTGCTCGCGTATGAACTAAACGCCAGCTTCGTGCCTATTCGTAAAAAAGGCAAACTTCCTTTCGACACCGTATCAGAGAGCTATGAACTAGAATATGGCAAAGCAGAAGTCGAAATTCACAAAGACGCCTTTCAGCCCGGCGATAACGTTATTTTAGTGGATGACCTAATCGCCACTGGCGGAACGTTACTGGCTGCCTCATCTTTAATCGAAAGGCTAGGCGCAGAAATTATTGAAGCTGCCGCTATTATTGACCTGCCTGACTTAGGTGGGTCACGCAAGTTAAGAGAAAAAGGGCTCGCTGTTTATAGTGTGTGTCAATTCGAAGGAGGCTAA
- a CDS encoding porin family protein has protein sequence MKRALWTIIGLISISTNLALAESEQKFSTLGTYFGIAQGWMEIEENNLNNDFQLYTFDLIGGATFHPNMGIEARLGFGGTDTSGSKSYSLDHYFSFYFKPQYTLGRLNTYALVGPSFVSSETSQLYCGRTCVQSKDKYTEFSLSYGAGAIYYFDWIMVGLEYVKVLDKDRVDIDRGGLLLGFVF, from the coding sequence ATGAAACGCGCACTCTGGACAATAATCGGCCTCATATCAATCTCCACAAACCTGGCATTAGCTGAGTCTGAACAAAAGTTTTCAACACTGGGAACCTATTTTGGGATCGCTCAAGGCTGGATGGAGATTGAAGAAAACAATCTAAATAACGATTTTCAGTTGTATACCTTCGACCTCATTGGCGGGGCAACATTCCACCCCAATATGGGGATAGAAGCACGCCTAGGCTTTGGAGGAACGGACACCTCCGGTAGTAAAAGCTACTCACTCGATCACTACTTTTCTTTTTACTTTAAACCTCAGTACACCCTTGGCAGACTCAACACTTACGCCCTAGTGGGGCCCAGCTTTGTCTCATCAGAAACCTCTCAACTCTATTGCGGCAGAACGTGTGTTCAATCAAAAGATAAGTACACTGAGTTTTCGCTCTCCTATGGAGCAGGCGCCATCTACTATTTCGATTGGATCATGGTGGGCTTGGAGTACGTTAAAGTTCTCGATAAAGATCGCGTAGACATTGATCGCGGAGGCTTACTGCTTGGCTTTGTTTTTTAA